A genomic segment from Alteribacillus bidgolensis encodes:
- a CDS encoding YtrH family sporulation protein — MIKGGTSVISREFAGTLIMDFFVAFGVIIGGSIIGGMGALLIGKPPLSTIHDLAASLKIWALVAAIGGTFDAITSLERGLLSGTHADIFKTLAMICAALGGANTGTLLIQWITQEQITP, encoded by the coding sequence ATGATAAAGGGGGGAACCTCAGTGATAAGTCGAGAATTCGCAGGAACATTGATTATGGACTTTTTTGTAGCATTTGGTGTCATTATAGGCGGCTCCATTATAGGCGGCATGGGCGCTTTATTAATTGGAAAACCCCCGTTGTCTACCATCCACGACCTGGCTGCCAGCTTAAAAATTTGGGCGCTCGTTGCTGCTATTGGAGGAACCTTTGATGCCATCACTTCTCTTGAACGCGGTCTTTTGTCCGGTACTCATGCTGATATTTTTAAAACACTTGCTATGATTTGTGCTGCATTGGGAGGAGCCAATACAGGAACACTTCTTATACAATGGATCACCCAGGAGCAAATCACTCCATGA
- the ytrI gene encoding sporulation membrane protein YtrI, with product MRIPPYYRRPGWQRFFAGIMMGALGGWAFFLFQFGAVHEELVIEINKQRIQIENQKEQIDILRSEEKKRNEENEKKLTIQETNINFTNEQKLRLNELALYELKQQVDDEVKFLKNKNIESVVEGKELIKKAIENKTYKVGDNEYQLHIEEMYIYTSLELHIKINLRGS from the coding sequence ATGAGAATACCGCCTTATTACCGACGTCCAGGCTGGCAGCGATTTTTTGCCGGCATAATGATGGGAGCACTCGGCGGCTGGGCTTTTTTTCTTTTTCAATTTGGTGCAGTCCATGAAGAACTTGTGATCGAAATCAATAAACAACGCATTCAAATTGAAAACCAGAAAGAGCAGATAGATATATTACGAAGCGAGGAAAAAAAACGAAATGAAGAAAATGAAAAAAAGCTAACCATTCAAGAAACTAATATCAATTTTACAAATGAACAAAAACTCCGCTTAAACGAATTAGCCCTATATGAACTAAAACAACAAGTAGATGATGAAGTAAAATTTCTTAAAAATAAAAACATTGAAAGCGTCGTAGAAGGAAAAGAACTTATTAAAAAAGCAATAGAAAATAAAACATATAAGGTTGGGGACAATGAATACCAGCTTCATATAGAAGAAATGTATATCTATACGAGCTTAGAGCTTCATATAAAAATCAACCTGAGAGGTTCTTAA
- a CDS encoding DHH family phosphoesterase codes for MKQKIIEAIEAFQTIYIYRHEKPDPDAIGSQAGLGALIQTNYPNKKVVLMGEEEESLSFLAQMSANVEQQNDIESSLVIICDTANTERIDGEGWERGKTTIKIDHHPEVESYGDLMWVKTEASSTCEMMIELVLEGKKSHNWELPKEAARLLYAGIIGDTGRFQFSNTTPQTLRLAAEVLEYDFNTTELFTRFYENQEKLVRFKGSVLQEFEMTEHGLGIMYITKKMLDEYEITVNESSAVINSFSDTAGLKAWVFFVEDEENNNYRVRLRSKGPVINEVAANHNGGGHPMAAGAKAQNKKETEDIIEELEALCESY; via the coding sequence ATGAAACAAAAAATTATTGAAGCGATCGAAGCCTTTCAAACCATTTATATATACCGTCATGAAAAGCCTGATCCTGACGCGATTGGTTCGCAAGCTGGTCTTGGGGCTTTGATTCAAACCAATTATCCAAATAAAAAAGTAGTATTAATGGGAGAAGAAGAGGAATCTCTTTCTTTTTTAGCCCAAATGTCTGCAAATGTGGAACAGCAAAACGATATAGAAAGCAGTTTGGTCATTATATGTGACACAGCCAATACCGAGCGTATTGACGGAGAAGGCTGGGAGCGAGGAAAAACAACAATTAAAATTGATCATCATCCAGAGGTAGAATCGTATGGGGATCTGATGTGGGTAAAAACCGAGGCCAGTTCTACGTGTGAAATGATGATAGAATTAGTATTAGAAGGGAAAAAATCTCATAACTGGGAGCTGCCGAAAGAAGCAGCCAGACTCTTGTATGCCGGAATTATCGGTGATACAGGACGATTTCAATTCTCTAATACAACACCGCAGACATTGCGGCTTGCTGCAGAAGTATTGGAGTATGATTTTAATACAACAGAACTGTTTACCCGTTTCTATGAGAATCAAGAAAAGCTTGTTCGTTTCAAGGGCAGCGTGCTGCAAGAATTTGAGATGACCGAACACGGACTGGGCATTATGTATATAACGAAAAAGATGCTAGATGAATATGAGATTACCGTCAATGAATCTTCTGCTGTGATTAATTCTTTTTCCGACACAGCAGGGTTAAAAGCTTGGGTATTTTTTGTGGAAGATGAAGAAAATAACAATTACAGGGTAAGACTTCGTTCAAAAGGTCCAGTGATTAATGAAGTGGCCGCCAATCATAATGGCGGTGGTCATCCTATGGCAGCCGGAGCAAAAGCCCAAAATAAAAAAGAAACAGAAGATATTATCGAGGAGCTTGAAGCCCTTTGTGAAAGTTACTAG
- a CDS encoding YtpI family protein, translating to MTQIFIIILVVGLAMYAFYKIKSIRSQAPAEKRWIQTKANISLGAFMAGFGANLLYTSRGTVDTIIGSIFLVLGAANIILGYRAYKLYLPYAIKEAEEQRINA from the coding sequence ATGACGCAAATTTTTATTATCATACTTGTTGTAGGACTTGCCATGTATGCTTTTTACAAAATAAAATCAATTCGTTCACAGGCTCCCGCTGAAAAAAGATGGATTCAAACAAAAGCTAACATAAGTCTCGGTGCTTTTATGGCAGGTTTTGGAGCTAACTTATTATATACAAGCCGTGGTACTGTAGATACGATTATAGGCTCTATTTTTTTAGTTCTTGGCGCAGCTAATATTATTCTTGGATACCGCGCTTACAAATTGTATTTGCCTTATGCCATAAAGGAAGCAGAAGAACAGCGTATAAACGCATAA
- a CDS encoding CBS domain-containing protein, which produces MATKHEQILQYITELGVGEKISVRRIAKALQVSEGTAYRAIKEAENQGLVSTIERVGTIRIEKKQKDNIEKLTYAEVVNIVEGQVLGGRNGLHKTLNRFVIGAMKLEAMMRYVEAGNLLIVGNRYQVHKLALEAGAAVLITGGFDTNENVIALADELELPVITTSYDTFTVATMINRAIYDQLIKKEIVLVNDILIPLQDTYFMTTDNTVNKWHQMNQRTGHSRYPVIDPEMKVQGMIAAKDVLGAQMQTPIEKVMTKNPITVNERTSVASVAHVMVWEGIELLPVIDEQRHLLGVISRQDVLKALQMTQRQPHVGETLDDLVTGRFHEMRAGSEYNYQCEVTPQMTNQLGMISYGVLTTLVTETGSRLLKQYKRGDLVVENITLYFIKPVQIESTIDMKGKLLEVGRKHGKVDVELYHEGEIVGKALLMAQLLDR; this is translated from the coding sequence ATGGCAACAAAACATGAACAAATTCTTCAATACATTACAGAACTTGGAGTTGGAGAAAAAATTTCGGTACGGCGAATTGCAAAAGCACTGCAAGTTAGTGAAGGAACAGCTTATCGTGCCATAAAAGAAGCAGAAAACCAGGGACTAGTTAGTACGATAGAACGTGTAGGGACGATTCGTATAGAAAAGAAGCAAAAAGATAACATTGAAAAGCTAACATATGCTGAAGTGGTTAACATCGTAGAAGGACAAGTTCTTGGAGGCAGGAATGGCCTGCATAAAACATTAAACCGCTTTGTTATCGGAGCAATGAAACTAGAAGCAATGATGCGTTATGTAGAAGCAGGAAATCTATTAATCGTCGGCAACCGGTACCAAGTACACAAGCTTGCACTTGAAGCCGGGGCTGCGGTTCTCATTACTGGCGGTTTTGATACGAACGAAAATGTTATTGCTTTAGCGGATGAACTGGAGCTTCCTGTTATTACGACAAGTTATGACACATTTACGGTAGCCACTATGATTAACAGAGCTATTTATGACCAGCTGATTAAAAAGGAAATCGTTCTCGTTAATGACATTTTAATTCCTCTGCAGGATACGTATTTTATGACGACAGATAATACAGTTAATAAGTGGCACCAAATGAATCAGCGTACGGGCCACAGCCGCTATCCGGTAATAGATCCGGAAATGAAAGTGCAAGGAATGATAGCTGCAAAAGACGTTCTGGGAGCGCAAATGCAAACACCAATTGAAAAAGTAATGACTAAAAACCCTATTACTGTGAACGAACGGACATCGGTTGCTTCGGTAGCCCATGTCATGGTATGGGAAGGAATAGAATTACTTCCTGTTATAGACGAGCAGCGCCATCTTCTCGGTGTAATCAGTCGGCAGGATGTGTTAAAAGCATTGCAAATGACACAGCGCCAGCCCCATGTCGGGGAAACACTTGATGATTTAGTTACAGGTCGTTTTCATGAAATGAGAGCAGGTTCGGAGTACAACTATCAATGTGAAGTGACTCCTCAAATGACAAATCAACTTGGAATGATTTCATATGGTGTTCTCACTACGTTAGTAACAGAAACCGGAAGCAGGTTGTTGAAACAATACAAACGAGGAGACCTTGTCGTCGAAAACATCACGCTTTATTTCATAAAACCAGTTCAAATAGAAAGTACAATAGACATGAAAGGAAAGCTGCTTGAAGTCGGCCGTAAGCACGGAAAAGTGGACGTGGAACTCTATCATGAAGGAGAGATCGTCGGAAAAGCATTACTGATGGCCCAGCTGCTTGATCGTTAA
- a CDS encoding metal-dependent hydrolase, translating to MKVSYHGHSVVNIETNGKNILIDPFITGNELCDLDADKVKPDVILLTHGHNDHVGDTVEIAKRNRSLVVAPFELATYLGWKGVETHPLHIGGGYTFDFGRVKLTQAFHGSSYTEEENEKIVYTGMPAGIIFEAEGKTVYHMGDTGLFSDMKLIGERNNVDLLFVPIGDNFTMGPEDAKQAVQWVEPGYTVPIHYNTFPPIKQDAEAFVEAISPIKGKALKAGEFIDL from the coding sequence ATGAAAGTAAGTTATCACGGACATTCCGTAGTTAACATTGAAACTAATGGAAAAAACATTTTAATTGACCCTTTTATCACAGGTAACGAATTATGTGACCTCGACGCGGACAAGGTGAAGCCGGATGTTATTTTATTGACGCACGGCCATAATGACCACGTAGGAGATACCGTCGAAATTGCCAAACGCAATCGTTCGCTCGTAGTAGCACCGTTTGAACTTGCTACTTATTTAGGGTGGAAAGGTGTAGAAACCCATCCGCTGCATATTGGCGGAGGGTATACCTTTGATTTTGGCCGTGTGAAATTGACGCAGGCTTTTCACGGCTCTTCTTACACAGAAGAAGAGAATGAAAAAATTGTCTATACTGGAATGCCTGCAGGGATTATCTTCGAAGCAGAAGGCAAGACAGTATATCACATGGGTGACACTGGTTTGTTTTCAGATATGAAGTTAATTGGCGAGCGCAACAATGTAGACTTATTGTTCGTTCCTATTGGAGATAACTTCACAATGGGACCAGAAGATGCCAAGCAAGCTGTTCAGTGGGTTGAACCGGGCTATACCGTACCGATACATTACAACACTTTCCCGCCGATTAAGCAGGATGCAGAGGCGTTTGTAGAAGCAATATCGCCTATCAAAGGGAAAGCACTGAAAGCAGGAGAATTCATCGACTTATAA
- the ald gene encoding alanine dehydrogenase has translation MKIGVPKEVKNNENRVALTPGGVLQFKEQHHEVYVEKGAGSGSGFTDIEFESAGAIMVDTPREAWAQDMVVKVKDPVPEEYVYFREGLILFTYLHLAPLPDLTKALLDKKVTAIAYETVQLPDGSLPLLTPMSEVAGRMAAQMGAQFLEKTKGGKGILLSGVPGVKRGKTAVIGGGTAGTNAAKIASGLGADVTILDVNPARLRELDDIFGKDIHTMISNPVTVAEAVKESDLVIGAVLIPGAKAPKLVTEEMVKSMDPGSVLVDVAIDQGGIFETTDHITTHDNPVYTRHDVIHYAVANMPGAVPRTSTLALTNVTVPYALALARKGAETACKEDNALFMGVNTIHGHLVYKAIADAQDIPYTNLQNMIS, from the coding sequence ATGAAGATTGGAGTGCCAAAGGAGGTTAAAAATAACGAAAACCGAGTAGCACTTACACCAGGAGGCGTTCTGCAGTTCAAAGAACAACATCATGAGGTATATGTTGAAAAAGGAGCAGGATCAGGCTCTGGTTTTACTGATATAGAATTTGAATCGGCGGGAGCGATAATGGTTGACACACCTCGGGAAGCATGGGCGCAAGATATGGTGGTTAAAGTTAAGGACCCCGTGCCCGAGGAGTATGTTTATTTTAGGGAAGGGTTGATATTGTTTACGTACTTGCACCTTGCACCTCTTCCAGATCTGACAAAAGCCCTTTTGGATAAAAAGGTGACCGCGATTGCTTATGAAACTGTTCAGCTCCCAGATGGTTCCCTGCCCTTGTTAACTCCCATGAGTGAAGTAGCCGGGAGAATGGCTGCTCAAATGGGAGCGCAGTTTTTAGAAAAAACGAAAGGCGGCAAAGGCATTCTATTATCAGGGGTGCCGGGGGTGAAACGGGGAAAAACTGCAGTCATTGGAGGAGGAACTGCTGGAACGAATGCAGCTAAAATTGCTTCAGGACTTGGAGCAGATGTGACGATTCTTGATGTAAATCCAGCGCGGCTGAGAGAACTGGATGATATATTCGGAAAAGATATTCATACGATGATCTCAAATCCAGTGACGGTTGCAGAGGCCGTAAAGGAGTCAGATCTTGTCATAGGAGCAGTCCTTATTCCAGGAGCAAAAGCACCAAAGCTCGTAACAGAAGAAATGGTAAAGAGCATGGATCCGGGCTCGGTACTTGTAGATGTGGCGATAGATCAGGGCGGTATATTTGAAACAACCGATCACATTACCACGCATGATAATCCTGTTTATACAAGACATGATGTTATTCATTACGCCGTTGCGAACATGCCGGGTGCTGTTCCGCGCACCTCCACTTTAGCTTTAACGAATGTTACTGTACCATATGCACTTGCGTTAGCCCGCAAAGGAGCTGAAACAGCATGCAAAGAAGATAACGCCTTATTTATGGGGGTAAACACTATCCACGGCCACCTTGTGTATAAAGCCATAGCTGATGCCCAAGATATCCCTTATACTAACTTACAAAATATGATATCTTAA
- a CDS encoding SDR family oxidoreductase, whose translation MRHALVTAGTKGLGKKVSERFLHKGYSITVSYRNDLAAMKKMKEEWLDAEDRIQFVQADVTKPEDIKKLTAKAHSTFGRIDILVNNAGPYIFERKKLMDYTANEWNEMVNGNLSSMFYLFQEVIPLMRAQQFGRIVTYGFQGAQEAPAWIYRSAYAAAKTGLVSLTKTVSIEEAEHGITVNMVCPGVITEDYKESSIQAAKTVRDKNTPVGRPAAGEDIARTITFLCEEDSDMITGSVIEVTGGVDVLHKRR comes from the coding sequence ATGCGTCATGCACTTGTTACAGCAGGAACAAAAGGATTAGGAAAAAAAGTATCCGAACGTTTTTTACATAAAGGATATTCCATAACAGTAAGTTATCGAAACGATCTTGCGGCAATGAAAAAAATGAAAGAAGAATGGCTGGATGCTGAAGATCGCATTCAATTTGTGCAAGCAGATGTCACTAAGCCAGAAGATATAAAAAAACTGACAGCAAAAGCCCATAGCACATTCGGGAGAATCGATATTCTTGTTAATAATGCCGGCCCTTATATTTTTGAAAGAAAAAAGCTAATGGATTATACCGCAAATGAATGGAATGAAATGGTGAATGGCAATTTATCATCGATGTTCTACTTGTTTCAGGAAGTCATTCCACTAATGAGAGCGCAGCAATTTGGCAGAATTGTTACATATGGTTTTCAAGGCGCACAGGAAGCTCCGGCATGGATTTACCGATCAGCCTATGCTGCAGCTAAAACAGGATTGGTATCTTTAACAAAAACGGTTTCCATTGAAGAAGCAGAACATGGAATAACCGTTAACATGGTATGCCCGGGGGTTATTACAGAAGACTACAAAGAATCTTCTATCCAAGCTGCCAAGACCGTACGGGATAAAAATACACCTGTAGGACGTCCGGCAGCCGGAGAAGATATTGCAAGAACGATTACTTTTTTATGTGAAGAAGACTCCGATATGATTACTGGCTCTGTTATTGAAGTTACTGGCGGTGTAGACGTATTGCATAAACGACGATAA
- a CDS encoding universal stress protein, with amino-acid sequence MPKYHNILVAVDGSNEAKRAFKKAADIAGENNAKLVIAHIIDTRTFATIEQYDRTIVSRAEKYGQELLDQYKGEANQAGVEEVTTVIDFGSPKVKIPKDIAKRYETDLIITGATGLNAVERMLIGSVSEAIARQAKCDVMIVRS; translated from the coding sequence ATGCCAAAGTATCACAATATTCTTGTTGCAGTAGATGGATCGAATGAGGCAAAGCGTGCTTTCAAAAAAGCGGCCGACATTGCTGGTGAAAATAATGCCAAATTGGTAATTGCTCACATCATCGATACCCGTACATTTGCTACAATTGAACAATACGACAGAACGATCGTATCGCGAGCAGAAAAATACGGGCAAGAACTTCTCGATCAATACAAGGGGGAAGCTAATCAAGCTGGGGTTGAAGAAGTTACTACTGTTATAGATTTTGGTTCACCTAAAGTTAAAATTCCTAAAGATATTGCTAAGCGTTATGAAACGGATTTAATCATTACAGGGGCTACTGGGTTAAATGCAGTAGAACGTATGTTGATTGGAAGTGTTTCCGAAGCTATTGCAAGACAAGCTAAATGTGACGTTATGATTGTGCGTTCTTAA
- the argH gene encoding argininosuccinate lyase encodes MTKLWGGRFTKSAEEWVDAFGASIPFDKELVEEDITGSLAHVKMLAACDIITDEEAKTITQGLKTLLEKADKNELEYSVQNEDIHLNIEKFLTDEIGPVGGKLHTGRSRNDQVATDMHLYLRKHTNEIMELVKQMQEALLGQAEQHVETIIPGYTHLQRAQPVSFAHHLMAYFWMLERDYTRLEDSLKRLNISPLGAGALAGTTFPIDRHYTAELLEFDGIYENSLDAVSDRDFILEFMSASSMIMMHLSRLAEEFILWSSQEFQFIELDDTFATGSSIMPQKKNPDMAELIRGKIGRVYGNLFSLLTLLKGLPLAYNKDMQEDKEGMFDTVTTVKGSVKIFTGMIETMKVNKGVMEKETHSDFSNATELADYLASKGMPFREAHEVVGKLVLLCIQKDIYLLDLSMKDYKQASDLFEEDIYEVLKPSTVVKRRNSAGGTGFAQVKKAIELGQEKVKQK; translated from the coding sequence ATGACAAAGCTATGGGGCGGAAGATTTACTAAAAGCGCGGAAGAATGGGTGGATGCCTTTGGGGCATCCATCCCTTTTGATAAAGAGCTGGTAGAAGAAGACATTACAGGAAGCCTGGCACATGTTAAAATGCTGGCTGCCTGCGATATTATTACAGATGAAGAAGCAAAAACAATTACACAAGGGTTAAAAACACTTTTAGAAAAAGCAGACAAGAACGAACTGGAATACTCTGTTCAAAATGAAGATATTCATTTAAATATCGAAAAGTTTTTAACGGATGAAATCGGTCCGGTTGGAGGAAAGCTGCACACAGGCCGCAGCAGAAATGATCAAGTTGCTACCGATATGCATCTTTATTTAAGGAAGCATACGAATGAAATAATGGAACTTGTTAAACAAATGCAAGAAGCGCTGCTTGGACAAGCAGAACAACATGTTGAAACAATTATTCCTGGTTATACGCACTTGCAGCGGGCTCAGCCTGTTTCATTTGCTCATCACTTAATGGCATATTTCTGGATGCTAGAACGTGATTATACTAGGCTCGAAGATAGTTTGAAACGGCTGAATATTTCCCCGCTCGGTGCCGGCGCACTTGCTGGGACAACTTTTCCAATAGACCGCCATTATACAGCAGAGCTGTTGGAATTTGACGGCATTTATGAGAACAGCCTTGATGCGGTAAGTGACCGTGATTTTATTCTAGAATTTATGAGTGCATCTTCTATGATCATGATGCATCTTTCTCGTCTTGCTGAAGAATTTATTCTATGGTCGAGTCAGGAATTTCAATTTATCGAGCTAGACGACACATTTGCGACCGGAAGCAGTATCATGCCGCAAAAGAAAAACCCTGATATGGCTGAATTAATTCGCGGAAAAATAGGACGGGTCTATGGTAATTTGTTTTCTCTTTTAACATTGCTAAAAGGACTGCCTTTAGCCTACAACAAAGATATGCAAGAAGACAAAGAGGGTATGTTTGATACCGTCACAACCGTAAAAGGGTCTGTGAAAATATTTACCGGCATGATTGAAACGATGAAAGTGAATAAAGGTGTAATGGAAAAGGAAACCCATTCCGATTTCTCCAATGCAACAGAGCTTGCTGATTATTTAGCATCAAAAGGTATGCCGTTTAGAGAAGCGCATGAAGTAGTTGGTAAGTTGGTACTGTTGTGTATACAAAAGGATATTTATCTGCTTGATTTATCTATGAAAGACTACAAACAAGCAAGCGATCTTTTTGAAGAAGATATCTATGAAGTGCTTAAGCCTTCCACGGTAGTGAAAAGAAGAAACAGTGCTGGCGGAACAGGATTTGCACAAGTGAAAAAAGCCATTGAGTTAGGACAGGAAAAAGTAAAACAAAAGTAA
- a CDS encoding argininosuccinate synthase, whose translation MANKKVVLAYSGGLDTSVAIQWLSDNGYDVVAVGLDVGEGKDLEFVKEKALQVGAVQSYTIDAKKEFAEEFVLPAMQAHTLYEQKYPLVSALSRPLISKKLVEIAEQTNADAVAHGCTGKGNDQVRFEVSIQALNPDLEVLAPVREWGWSRDEEIEYAKKHEIPIPIDLDNPYSVDQNLWGRSNECGVLEDPWATPPEGAYELTNPIEKTPDAADIIEIEFKQGKPVALNGTAYELDELILELNAVAGKHGIGRIDHVENRMVGIKSREVYECPGAMTLIKAHKELEDLTLPKEVAHFKPVVEKKLSEVIYEGLWFSQIRNALEAFLQETQQNVTGLVRVKLFKGNAIVEGRKSDLSLYNEKLATYTPEDEFNQNAAVGFIELWGLPTKVHSMVNKKGVNV comes from the coding sequence ATGGCGAATAAAAAAGTAGTACTTGCATATTCCGGAGGGCTTGATACTTCCGTTGCAATTCAGTGGCTTAGCGATAATGGATACGATGTGGTAGCTGTAGGGTTAGACGTAGGAGAAGGCAAAGACCTTGAATTTGTAAAAGAAAAAGCACTGCAAGTTGGTGCAGTTCAATCATATACGATTGATGCTAAAAAAGAGTTTGCAGAAGAGTTTGTTCTACCGGCTATGCAGGCTCATACTCTTTATGAACAAAAATATCCGCTCGTATCTGCTCTTTCAAGACCGCTCATTTCGAAAAAACTTGTTGAAATTGCTGAACAAACAAACGCGGATGCTGTCGCACATGGCTGCACGGGTAAAGGGAATGACCAAGTTCGTTTTGAAGTATCCATTCAAGCTTTAAACCCTGATCTCGAAGTACTTGCACCAGTAAGAGAGTGGGGCTGGTCCAGAGATGAAGAAATTGAGTATGCGAAAAAGCATGAGATTCCAATTCCGATCGATCTTGACAATCCTTACTCCGTAGACCAAAACCTCTGGGGCAGAAGTAACGAGTGCGGTGTTCTTGAAGATCCATGGGCTACTCCTCCTGAAGGAGCATATGAGCTTACTAATCCGATTGAAAAAACACCGGACGCGGCAGATATTATTGAAATTGAATTTAAACAAGGAAAACCTGTTGCATTAAATGGTACGGCTTACGAACTCGACGAATTAATTTTGGAGCTTAATGCTGTTGCCGGAAAGCACGGAATTGGCAGAATCGATCACGTAGAAAATAGAATGGTTGGTATTAAATCAAGAGAGGTATACGAATGCCCGGGTGCTATGACATTAATTAAAGCACATAAAGAACTAGAAGACCTCACTCTTCCAAAAGAGGTAGCTCATTTCAAACCAGTAGTAGAGAAAAAGCTGTCTGAAGTGATCTATGAAGGGCTATGGTTCTCCCAAATTAGAAATGCACTCGAAGCGTTTTTACAAGAAACACAGCAAAATGTAACTGGTCTTGTCAGAGTGAAACTGTTCAAAGGAAATGCAATCGTAGAAGGAAGAAAATCAGACCTTTCTCTCTACAATGAAAAGCTTGCAACGTATACACCTGAGGATGAATTCAATCAAAATGCAGCAGTTGGCTTTATCGAACTATGGGGACTGCCGACAAAAGTACACAGCATGGTAAACAAGAAAGGTGTAAACGTATGA
- a CDS encoding EcsC family protein encodes MATLPQESRAEQRYKEIIHWENQLSSSHNMYKRLFDKTLEKLINTLPQKQKKYLLNMTDRFLFYAQSFILHSRFHEEAEKRIILEARIFDEDVKDIQDLKRLTINQLHFIHYQFMAKQRLFSLGQGGMTGMGGVILNASDLPAVFLINLRTVQLSALCYGYDLRNPFEMMIALKVFHGASLPQNLQKQAWQELEQEAGKEKEFPWFYEGEEKIVAADWLHQPLRQTCKLFLLKALRKKLMYGVPIIGIVTGAACNYQLTKQVSEWAGFFYEKRYLAEHVM; translated from the coding sequence ATGGCGACTTTGCCCCAGGAAAGCAGGGCAGAACAACGATATAAAGAAATCATTCATTGGGAAAACCAGTTGTCTAGCAGCCATAATATGTATAAACGCCTGTTTGATAAAACCTTGGAAAAATTAATTAATACATTGCCACAAAAACAAAAAAAATACTTGCTTAATATGACAGACCGTTTTTTATTTTATGCTCAGTCATTCATTCTTCATTCACGGTTTCATGAAGAAGCGGAAAAACGCATTATTTTAGAGGCGCGTATTTTTGATGAAGATGTAAAAGATATTCAGGATTTAAAAAGGTTGACAATAAACCAGCTTCATTTTATCCATTATCAGTTTATGGCAAAACAACGCCTTTTCTCACTCGGACAAGGGGGAATGACAGGAATGGGAGGGGTTATTCTTAATGCGAGTGATCTTCCTGCCGTTTTTCTTATCAACTTAAGAACAGTCCAGCTTAGTGCCCTTTGTTACGGATATGACCTGAGGAATCCATTTGAGATGATGATAGCTTTGAAAGTATTTCACGGAGCTTCTCTTCCGCAAAACTTGCAGAAACAAGCATGGCAAGAGTTAGAACAAGAAGCTGGAAAAGAAAAAGAATTTCCTTGGTTTTATGAAGGAGAAGAAAAAATTGTGGCTGCAGACTGGCTGCACCAGCCGCTTCGTCAAACATGCAAGTTGTTTCTATTAAAGGCTCTCCGTAAAAAACTGATGTACGGAGTACCTATCATTGGGATAGTGACAGGCGCAGCTTGTAATTATCAATTAACAAAGCAAGTTTCCGAATGGGCTGGTTTTTTCTATGAAAAACGCTATTTAGCTGAACATGTCATGTGA